A stretch of the Lolium perenne isolate Kyuss_39 chromosome 3, Kyuss_2.0, whole genome shotgun sequence genome encodes the following:
- the LOC127321209 gene encoding gibberellin 2-beta-dioxygenase 3, with amino-acid sequence MVVLAKAELEQIALPAAAPPTADIRAVDLSAAPGAGRAAAARALVAACEEQGFFKVTGHGVPQELVRAVEAAAAGFFALPQAEKEGGAGEPVGYGCKQIGDGGDLGWIEYLLLCLTSAGTVPAASFPFSTLPCAAAAAAAASLSEPSSPLRELLEEYAAAVRRMACGVLELMAEGLGIEPADALSRLVADAESDNMLRVNHYPPAPRPEQQAGRLLTGFGEHTDPQIISVLRSNGTTGLEIAGRDGAWSSVPPDADSFFINVGDALQVLTNGRFRSVKHRVVVSSERSRVSMIFFGGPPPADKLAPLPQLLGDGGRSRYREFTWKEYKSSSHKGRLVDNRLCHFEN; translated from the exons ATGGTGGTCCTCGCCAAGGCCGAGCTCGAGCAGATAGCGCTCCCGGCGGCTGCGCCGCCGACTGCTGACATCCGCGCCGTGGACCTGTCCGCCGCGCCGGGCGCCGGGCGTGCGGCCGCGGCGCGCGCGCTGGTGGCGGCATGCGAGGAGCAGGGCTTCTTCAAGGTGACCGGGCACGGCGTGCCGCAGGAGCTCGTGCGCGCCGTGGAGGCGGCTGCGGCGGGGTTCTTCGCGCTGCCCCAGGCCGAGAAGGAGGGCGGCGCGGGGGAGCCGGTCGGGTACGGCTGCAAGCagatcggcgacggcggcgacctcggGTGGATCGAGTACCTCCTGCTCTGCCTCACCTCCGCCGGCACCGTGCCGGCCGCGTCCTTCCCGTTCTCGACATTGCCGTGCGCGGCCGCAGCCGCTGCCGCCGCGTCGCTATCCGAGCCGTCGAGCCCCCTACG GGAACTTCTTGAGGAGTACGCGGCGGCGGTGCGGCGGATGGCATGCGGGGTGCTGGAGCTGATGGCGGAGGGGCTGGGGATCGAGCCGGCGGACGCGTTGTCGCGGCTGGTGGCGGACGCGGAGAGCGACAACATGCTCCGGGTGAACCACTACCCGCCGGCGCCGCGGCCGGAGCAGCAGGCGGGGAGGCTGCTGACGGGGTTCGGCGAGCACACGGACCCGCAGATCATCTCCGTGCTCCGCTCCAACGGCACCACCGGGCTCGAGATCGCCGGGCGCGACGGCGCGTGGTCCTCCGTGCCGCCCGACGCCGACTCCTTCTTCATCAACGTCGGCGACGCCCTCCAG GTGTTGACGAACGGGAGGTTCAGGAGCGTGAAGCACAGAGTGGTGGTGAGCAGCGAGAGGTCAAGGGTCTCCATGATCTTCTTCGGCGGCCCGCCGCCCGCCGACAAGCTCGCGCCGCTGCCGCAGCTGCTGGGGGACGGCGGCCGGAGCCGGTACAGGGAGTTCACCTGGAAGGAGTACAAAAGCAGCAGCCACAAGGGCAGGCTCGTCGACAACCGCCTCTGCCACTTCGAGAACTAG